A region of Leptotrichia hongkongensis DNA encodes the following proteins:
- a CDS encoding Cof-type HAD-IIB family hydrolase, with the protein MNNIKAIFMDLDGTVLTSEHKVSENLIKKLRELEEEGVKTFIATGRTFISSKPFVEMLGIKNPVINYNGGRVTNPLNNEVIFEKPVEAQDVKELIKVSREKGIHLNLYMDDKLYIENETDEGKKYSESVEIPYYVKNFDEFIGKTSTKALFIAENSILLELKKELEEKLPHINFVFSKPHYLECLNKEVNKGLAIKELLKKYDISPEETMAFGDQWNDLEMLKFVKYGYLMGNATEELKQEFSKDKITLSNDEDGIYEVIKAL; encoded by the coding sequence ATGAATAATATAAAAGCGATATTTATGGATTTGGACGGAACGGTGCTGACAAGTGAGCATAAAGTTTCGGAAAATTTGATAAAAAAATTGAGAGAATTGGAAGAAGAGGGAGTGAAAACATTTATTGCAACTGGGAGAACCTTTATTTCATCAAAGCCCTTTGTGGAAATGCTGGGTATAAAAAATCCAGTAATTAATTATAATGGTGGGAGAGTTACAAATCCGTTAAATAATGAAGTTATCTTTGAGAAACCTGTTGAGGCACAGGATGTTAAGGAACTTATCAAAGTTTCGAGAGAAAAAGGAATTCACTTAAATTTATATATGGATGACAAGTTATATATTGAAAATGAAACAGATGAAGGTAAAAAATATTCAGAAAGCGTGGAAATTCCATATTATGTTAAAAATTTTGATGAATTCATTGGAAAAACTTCTACAAAAGCGTTATTTATTGCAGAAAATTCGATTTTACTGGAGCTAAAAAAGGAATTGGAAGAAAAATTGCCACATATTAATTTTGTATTTTCAAAGCCACATTATTTAGAATGCTTGAATAAGGAAGTAAATAAAGGGCTGGCAATAAAGGAACTGTTGAAAAAATATGATATTTCTCCAGAAGAAACAATGGCGTTTGGAGATCAGTGGAATGATTTGGAAATGTTGAAGTTTGTGAAATACGGATATCTTATGGGGAATGCTACGGAAGAATTGAAACAGGAATTTTCAAAAGATAAAATTACTTTATCGAATGATGAAGATGGGATTTATGAAGTGATAAAGGCACTTTAG
- a CDS encoding cysteine desulfurase family protein, which produces MKIVYLDNAATTKMSDKVIEEMTKSFSENYGNPSSVHSLGQWAKSAVERARHIIAQNLKVETTEIVFTSGGAEGNNLAIRGFLKANNDKGKHIITSKIEHSTILKTFEQLENEGYEVSYISVDENGVVNIEELKQQLREDTALVSIMFVNNETGVIQSIKEIGEILAERNIFFHTDAVQAIGKMKILPKDLKINALTATAHKFYGPKGAGFVFIDKKYSVEKEIWGGSQERNRRAGTENVHGILGLGVALEEVYENLEEILEKEEKLQNYLENKLKIEIEKLRKKIKINGEKANRIKTTTNIYIEGVDIQMLLVALDLRGICISGGSACMSGSLENSHVLKAMGLTDEELKGSFRISIGKDTTIEEIDYFVENLIEVI; this is translated from the coding sequence ATGAAAATAGTATATTTAGATAATGCCGCAACTACAAAAATGTCAGACAAAGTGATAGAAGAGATGACAAAATCATTTAGTGAAAATTATGGAAATCCGTCTTCTGTGCATTCATTGGGACAATGGGCAAAATCAGCTGTGGAAAGGGCAAGACATATTATAGCACAGAATTTGAAGGTTGAAACAACTGAAATTGTATTTACATCTGGTGGAGCTGAAGGGAATAATCTTGCAATAAGGGGATTTTTAAAGGCGAACAATGATAAAGGAAAACATATTATAACATCTAAGATTGAGCATTCTACGATTTTAAAAACCTTTGAGCAGCTGGAAAATGAAGGGTATGAAGTTTCGTACATTAGTGTTGATGAGAATGGAGTTGTGAATATTGAGGAGTTAAAACAGCAATTGAGGGAAGATACTGCTCTTGTTTCGATAATGTTTGTGAATAATGAAACTGGCGTTATTCAGTCGATTAAGGAAATTGGGGAAATTTTGGCAGAGAGAAATATATTTTTTCATACGGATGCAGTTCAGGCAATAGGAAAAATGAAAATTTTGCCAAAAGATTTGAAAATAAATGCTTTGACGGCAACAGCTCATAAATTTTATGGGCCTAAGGGAGCAGGGTTTGTATTTATTGATAAAAAATATTCGGTTGAAAAGGAAATCTGGGGCGGTTCGCAGGAAAGGAACAGACGAGCTGGAACAGAAAATGTTCACGGAATTTTGGGACTTGGTGTGGCACTTGAGGAAGTTTATGAAAATTTAGAAGAAATATTAGAAAAAGAAGAAAAACTGCAAAATTATCTAGAAAATAAACTGAAAATTGAAATTGAAAAACTTAGAAAAAAAATAAAAATAAATGGAGAAAAGGCCAATAGAATAAAAACAACAACGAATATATACATAGAAGGTGTGGATATTCAAATGCTGCTGGTAGCACTGGATTTAAGAGGAATCTGCATAAGCGGCGGTTCTGCATGCATGTCAGGTTCGCTTGAAAATTCACATGTTTTGAAGGCTATGGGACTTACTGACGAGGAATTGAAAGGTTCATTTAGAATTAGTATTGGTAAAGATACGACTATTGAAGAAATAGATTATTTTGTAGAAAATTTAATTGAAGTTATTTAA
- a CDS encoding DUF2207 family protein, with translation MDFIIKILEIIIVIVVTVYSVLTWYFFGRDPKRKVVVPEFNVPDNISAMFMAYINGERDSIRILKIGILSLLSKNYISVIKDKKGKIKKFILNSKNKKNLELRKTNLFEEENELLNILSEGDLFSNKQLILKYKNRIVHFLEKKYKKTIYKNNYFCFIPFILGTAVLLFFILLKLTKGNVENSVRITIAGIIWLKLVYDMSRGILKFLYITVVIGGIMGVIMYVDIYSGISLFALGIIFLVYEKAIGKYTTAGRRKMEYIEGMKMYFNTTERYRIDKFETQEEKLNYFNYLLPYAVALKIEDESFKLFMDSLNFLNMMGNYKEAKYFVDEYTVSIFPNKLFKNVFDFFKA, from the coding sequence ATGGATTTTATTATAAAAATTTTGGAAATTATCATAGTTATAGTTGTTACAGTGTATTCTGTCTTAACTTGGTATTTTTTTGGAAGAGATCCGAAAAGAAAGGTAGTTGTTCCTGAATTTAATGTGCCAGATAATATTTCTGCAATGTTCATGGCATATATTAATGGAGAAAGAGATTCAATAAGAATACTAAAGATTGGAATACTGTCATTATTATCCAAAAATTATATTTCCGTTATTAAAGATAAAAAAGGAAAAATTAAAAAATTTATTTTGAATAGTAAAAATAAAAAAAATTTAGAATTAAGAAAGACAAATTTATTTGAAGAAGAAAATGAATTACTGAATATTTTGTCTGAGGGAGACTTATTTTCCAACAAACAGTTAATTTTAAAATATAAAAATCGTATTGTACATTTTTTAGAGAAAAAATATAAGAAAACGATATATAAAAATAATTATTTTTGTTTTATTCCATTTATTTTAGGAACTGCGGTTTTATTATTTTTTATATTATTGAAATTAACAAAGGGAAATGTTGAAAATTCAGTTCGTATCACAATAGCAGGAATTATATGGTTAAAACTTGTGTATGATATGTCAAGGGGAATTTTGAAATTCTTATATATTACAGTTGTTATAGGTGGAATTATGGGGGTTATAATGTATGTTGATATTTATTCAGGCATAAGTTTATTTGCTTTAGGGATAATATTTTTAGTTTATGAAAAAGCGATAGGAAAGTACACGACTGCAGGAAGAAGAAAAATGGAATATATCGAAGGGATGAAAATGTATTTTAATACAACAGAAAGATACAGGATAGATAAATTTGAAACGCAAGAGGAAAAGTTGAATTATTTTAATTATTTGCTTCCTTATGCTGTTGCGCTTAAAATAGAAGATGAAAGTTTTAAATTATTTATGGATTCTTTAAATTTTTTAAACATGATGGGAAATTACAAAGAGGCAAAATATTTTGTCGATGAATATACAGTTTCAATATTTCCTAATAAATTGTTTAAAAATGTATTTGATTTTTTTAAAGCTTGA
- a CDS encoding DUF2207 family protein — protein MNKSYIVIIEIIVVILVAIYSVLTWYFFGRDPKRKAVVPEFVEPDYISSMFVAYINGERDSKEILKIGMLSLILKGYISEVYEDGTGNRKYILNKKNRDNLKLRKETLFQEENNLLDVLSENDLFGNKLGIIGFKNRIVHFLEKKYKMMIYKNNYSYFIPFILGIAICMAFTLSKLMQKDIASSMILTIFIFGWLAYVYSMQRGLLKFLYVTTTVGGFIGVILYADIFFGIILLILGIMFLIYEKAIGKYTVSGQRKMEYIEGLKMYFETAEKNKIDKFEKEEEKLNYFNRIFPYIIALKVEDEKIGIFKDSLDFLNIMGSYAEAQYYVNEYVDRKFPIFRKKYIFW, from the coding sequence ATGAATAAATCTTATATAGTTATAATTGAAATTATTGTAGTTATACTTGTCGCAATATATTCTGTCTTAACTTGGTATTTTTTTGGAAGAGATCCGAAGAGAAAGGCTGTTGTTCCTGAATTTGTAGAGCCAGATTATATTTCTTCAATGTTTGTGGCTTATATTAATGGCGAGAGGGATTCAAAGGAAATATTGAAAATTGGAATGTTGTCGTTAATATTGAAGGGATATATTTCCGAAGTTTATGAAGATGGTACTGGAAATAGAAAATATATTTTGAATAAGAAAAATAGAGATAATTTGAAATTGAGAAAGGAAACTTTGTTTCAGGAGGAAAATAATTTGCTGGATGTTCTTTCGGAAAATGATTTGTTTGGGAATAAACTAGGAATTATTGGATTTAAAAATCGAATTGTTCATTTTCTGGAAAAGAAATATAAAATGATGATTTATAAAAATAATTACTCATATTTTATTCCATTTATTTTGGGAATAGCAATTTGTATGGCTTTTACATTGTCAAAATTAATGCAGAAAGATATTGCAAGTTCGATGATTCTTACAATTTTTATATTTGGATGGCTAGCATATGTATATAGCATGCAGAGAGGATTACTGAAATTTTTATATGTAACAACTACTGTGGGCGGGTTTATTGGCGTGATATTGTATGCGGATATTTTTTTTGGAATAATTTTGTTAATTTTAGGGATAATGTTTTTGATATATGAAAAGGCAATAGGAAAATATACAGTTTCGGGACAGCGAAAAATGGAGTATATTGAAGGTTTAAAAATGTATTTTGAAACTGCTGAAAAAAATAAAATAGATAAATTTGAAAAAGAAGAAGAAAAACTTAATTATTTTAATAGAATATTTCCTTATATTATCGCACTTAAAGTGGAAGATGAAAAAATAGGAATTTTTAAGGATTCTTTGGATTTTTTAAATATAATGGGAAGTTATGCTGAAGCTCAATATTATGTTAATGAATATGTAGATAGAAAATTTCCGATTTTTAGAAAAAAATATATTTTTTGGTAA
- a CDS encoding AAA family ATPase, with amino-acid sequence MGNKKRLPIGMSDFKRIIEENYYYVDKTGLISSILRDGANVNLFTRPRRFGKTLNMSMIRYFFDFENREENKRLFDNLNISETEYASEQGKYPVIFVSFKNIEEDEWEDCYFEIKNLINKLYNDFEFIRKNLNQSELMEFDKIWLKQKGADWKNSLKNLTKYLYDYYGKKKVVVLIDEYDTPIIQSYQAGYYKKAISFFKRFYGEALKDNEYLQFGIMTGILRIAKEGIFSGLNNLKVNTIFGEKYSEFFGLTENEVIKAVKYYELEYELEEVKKWYNGYQFGDTEIYNPWSIINFLSARQLRPYWISVSGNKLIDEMLDEGNKEIFDDLEKLFNKEKIYKEINDYSEFTFDTDDIWQLFLYAGYLTIGGEKVDNEYPIRIPNNEILKFFENRFIARFIKKTQKFTNIIKDLKKGKIEEFAKGLQDEILSSLSYFDTDKDEKYYKVFLIGIFIVLGNDYIRLSERETGYGRADLVLEPKNKENPAYIFEFKVAGNEEEMDNYAKEGFRQIREKEYDVELKNRGVKEIIHIGIGFYRKKLKMKYERVNF; translated from the coding sequence ATGGGAAATAAAAAGCGATTACCGATAGGAATGTCTGATTTTAAAAGAATAATAGAAGAAAATTACTATTATGTTGATAAAACAGGATTGATTAGCAGTATTTTAAGAGATGGAGCAAATGTAAATCTATTCACTCGTCCAAGAAGATTTGGGAAAACGCTTAATATGTCAATGATAAGATATTTTTTTGATTTTGAAAATAGAGAAGAAAATAAGAGACTGTTTGACAATCTTAATATTTCAGAAACTGAATATGCAAGTGAGCAGGGGAAATACCCAGTAATATTTGTGAGTTTTAAGAATATTGAGGAAGATGAGTGGGAAGATTGCTATTTTGAAATAAAAAATTTGATAAATAAATTGTATAATGACTTTGAGTTTATAAGAAAAAACTTGAATCAGAGTGAGTTAATGGAATTTGACAAGATATGGCTGAAACAGAAAGGGGCAGATTGGAAAAATTCTTTAAAAAATTTGACAAAATATCTGTATGATTATTATGGGAAAAAGAAAGTTGTCGTTTTGATTGATGAATACGATACTCCGATAATTCAGTCATATCAAGCAGGGTACTATAAAAAGGCAATTTCGTTTTTCAAAAGATTTTACGGAGAAGCCTTGAAGGATAATGAATATTTGCAATTTGGGATTATGACAGGAATTTTACGGATTGCAAAAGAAGGGATTTTTTCAGGGCTGAACAATTTGAAAGTAAATACAATATTTGGTGAAAAATATTCTGAGTTTTTTGGGCTTACAGAAAATGAAGTTATAAAAGCTGTGAAATATTATGAGCTTGAATATGAGCTGGAAGAAGTTAAGAAATGGTATAATGGTTATCAATTTGGAGATACTGAAATTTATAATCCTTGGTCAATTATTAATTTTTTGTCGGCTAGGCAATTACGTCCTTATTGGATTAGTGTTTCAGGGAATAAATTGATAGATGAAATGCTTGATGAAGGGAATAAGGAAATATTTGATGATTTGGAGAAATTATTTAATAAGGAGAAAATTTACAAGGAAATAAATGATTATTCTGAATTTACTTTTGATACGGATGATATATGGCAATTATTTCTGTATGCAGGCTATTTGACGATTGGCGGGGAAAAAGTGGATAATGAATATCCTATAAGGATACCAAATAACGAAATACTGAAGTTTTTTGAAAACAGGTTTATTGCCAGATTTATTAAAAAAACTCAAAAATTTACAAATATTATAAAAGACTTGAAGAAAGGAAAAATAGAAGAATTTGCAAAAGGACTTCAAGATGAAATACTATCTTCATTAAGCTATTTTGATACAGATAAGGACGAGAAATATTACAAAGTATTTTTAATAGGGATTTTCATAGTTCTAGGAAATGACTATATCAGACTTTCTGAAAGGGAAACTGGATATGGAAGGGCTGATTTGGTACTTGAACCGAAAAACAAAGAAAATCCAGCATATATTTTTGAATTTAAAGTGGCAGGCAACGAAGAAGAAATGGACAATTATGCGAAAGAAGGATTTAGACAGATTAGAGAGAAAGAATATGATGTGGAACTGAAAAATCGTGGAGTTAAAGAAATAATCCATATTGGAATTGGATTTTACAGAAAGAAATTGAAAATGAAGTATGAAAGAGTGAATTTTTAG
- a CDS encoding DUF2207 domain-containing protein: protein MKSFSNRKLNSIFSIMFVFFTLFFLSAKSLIAEKITNYEVTVQMNKNGTLTVNEVIDYEFDGVAKHGIYRDIPLRSKKNGVDIYKSYIKMNSIKRNGISEEYSTKLFDEGIRYRVGSADRFVENGVNRYEFNYVIYNAVFEKNGIYQVYFNAIGQFWQVPIEKATVNIKFGNGEPVLKNEIKQLDIFTGEYGQSGKDYITNLNNGTVEIKTNKVLEAYSGLSFRLNLKTDNISPTFWDKLQTLYYAHPLIAVGPIIIIILAIYGFVTWYIFGRDVNKKAIVPEFNIPKDISAMYAAYINGEREPKEILTIGVLSLLSKGYVEANDEEGNGRNVEYTLSDSRKSKPELAEEEKIVFNALSDNGYIFKKERSLYDASNKILKSFEKEYKKKVYKDNNIFNIVFIVGMITVFMISSTASSGTAGISDGISGAVSLVMVAIFFGIVLNTIFSIINNIYGNNSKFLKIIKWIAVLFFSLIYGVLNFIIIGIIMAMYAVYSKIIGRYTVDGMRKKEYLDGMKMYIKTAEANQIMKFNDVDELVAYFKGILPYAVALGVKNEAVKLMKNTIKLYNFDESTYSYINRGVHFNSYNNYFLSDMISRGYNNAYNKIAEERFSTLRENSRNSSGGGFGGGGFSSGGGFSGGGSGGGGGGSW, encoded by the coding sequence ATGAAGAGTTTTAGCAACCGAAAATTAAACAGTATTTTTTCAATAATGTTTGTATTTTTCACATTGTTTTTCTTAAGTGCAAAATCATTAATTGCTGAAAAAATAACGAATTATGAAGTTACAGTTCAGATGAATAAAAATGGAACTTTGACAGTAAATGAAGTAATTGACTATGAATTTGACGGTGTGGCAAAGCACGGGATTTATAGGGATATTCCGTTACGTTCAAAGAAAAATGGCGTAGATATTTACAAATCTTATATAAAAATGAATTCAATAAAGAGAAACGGTATTTCTGAAGAATACTCTACGAAACTTTTTGATGAAGGTATTAGATATAGGGTTGGTTCTGCAGACAGATTTGTGGAAAATGGTGTAAATAGATACGAGTTTAATTATGTGATTTATAATGCAGTATTTGAAAAAAATGGAATTTATCAGGTTTACTTTAATGCAATTGGTCAATTTTGGCAAGTTCCTATTGAAAAAGCTACGGTAAATATAAAATTTGGAAATGGAGAACCTGTTTTAAAAAATGAAATTAAGCAATTAGATATTTTTACAGGTGAATATGGACAAAGTGGAAAAGATTATATTACAAATTTGAATAATGGAACTGTTGAAATTAAAACAAATAAGGTTTTAGAGGCATATAGTGGATTAAGTTTTCGTCTGAATTTAAAAACAGATAATATAAGCCCAACATTTTGGGATAAATTACAGACACTTTATTATGCTCATCCTTTAATTGCTGTAGGACCGATTATAATAATAATTCTAGCAATTTATGGATTTGTAACGTGGTATATATTTGGAAGAGATGTAAATAAAAAGGCAATTGTTCCTGAATTTAACATACCAAAGGATATTTCTGCCATGTATGCGGCTTACATCAATGGAGAAAGAGAGCCAAAAGAAATACTAACAATCGGAGTGCTTTCATTGCTTTCTAAAGGTTATGTTGAAGCTAATGACGAAGAAGGTAATGGAAGAAATGTAGAATATACATTGTCTGACAGTAGAAAAAGCAAGCCTGAATTAGCAGAAGAAGAAAAGATTGTTTTTAATGCTCTTTCTGATAATGGATACATATTTAAAAAAGAAAGAAGTCTTTACGATGCTTCAAATAAAATATTAAAATCATTTGAAAAAGAGTATAAAAAGAAAGTTTATAAGGATAATAACATTTTTAATATTGTCTTTATTGTCGGTATGATTACAGTTTTTATGATTTCGTCAACTGCAAGCAGCGGAACGGCAGGTATTTCTGATGGTATTTCTGGAGCAGTTTCTCTAGTTATGGTTGCTATTTTCTTTGGAATAGTATTAAATACGATTTTTTCAATTATCAATAATATTTATGGAAATAATAGCAAATTTTTAAAAATTATTAAGTGGATAGCAGTATTATTCTTTTCATTAATATATGGAGTTTTAAATTTCATTATAATTGGAATAATTATGGCAATGTATGCTGTTTATTCAAAAATAATTGGAAGATATACTGTTGATGGAATGAGAAAAAAAGAATACTTGGATGGCATGAAAATGTACATAAAGACTGCTGAAGCAAATCAGATTATGAAATTTAATGATGTAGATGAGCTGGTAGCTTATTTTAAAGGGATATTGCCTTATGCGGTAGCTCTTGGTGTAAAAAATGAAGCGGTAAAACTTATGAAGAATACGATAAAACTTTATAATTTTGATGAAAGTACATATTCTTATATAAATAGAGGAGTACATTTTAATTCATACAATAATTACTTTTTATCAGATATGATTTCAAGAGGTTATAACAATGCATACAATAAAATAGCAGAAGAAAGATTCAGTACTTTGAGAGAAAACTCTAGAAATTCGAGCGGAGGCGGTTTTGGCGGAGGCGGATTCTCAAGTGGTGGAGGCTTCTCTGGCGGAGGTTCCGGCGGAGGAGGTGGAGGAAGCTGGTAG
- a CDS encoding LemA family protein translates to MSIVFILIGILVVLVVIGMGIYNKYIRLKNLNEEGWSGIGVYLQKRLDLIPNLVNTVKGYATHEKETLENVVKLRSQMMSIDTKDIDNIEKIQKLENEMTKTLRSIMMLQENYPDLKANENFLSLQSQLTQIETEIQSSRKYYNGTARDRNTFVETFPNNIFGGIFGFKKAEFFNAVEGAEKAPEVKF, encoded by the coding sequence ATGAGTATTGTATTTATTTTAATAGGAATTTTGGTAGTTTTAGTTGTAATCGGAATGGGAATTTATAATAAATATATTAGACTAAAAAATCTGAATGAGGAAGGTTGGAGTGGAATAGGTGTATATTTGCAAAAAAGGCTAGATTTAATACCAAATCTTGTTAATACTGTTAAAGGTTATGCAACACATGAAAAAGAAACGCTGGAAAATGTGGTAAAATTGAGAAGTCAAATGATGTCGATTGATACAAAGGATATTGATAATATTGAAAAAATTCAAAAACTTGAAAATGAAATGACAAAAACATTAAGATCAATAATGATGTTACAGGAAAATTATCCAGACTTGAAAGCAAATGAAAACTTTTTGAGCTTGCAATCTCAACTAACTCAAATAGAAACAGAAATTCAAAGTTCAAGAAAATATTATAACGGAACAGCAAGAGACAGAAATACTTTTGTGGAAACTTTTCCAAACAATATTTTTGGTGGAATTTTTGGATTTAAAAAAGCTGAGTTCTTTAATGCTGTGGAAGGAGCAGAAAAGGCTCCAGAAGTTAAGTTTTAA